The DNA window CCAGACACAGTTTTCCCTCGAGCTTTAAGCTTCTCCCCCATCTCCTTGACTTGAGGAAGTCCCCCAGTATCGTACATCGCAGCACAAAGTCTGCAACCTATGAGGAAAATGGCTTCATCGTCCCCGAGAAAATTCAAGATTTCCTCAAGGGATTTCTGTTTGGTGACGATCATTTTTCTCCCCTCACAAAGTTAGGCGGCCCAATGTTTCAAGAAGGCCGGAATATCACCCGCTTCCCGTGGACCGACGATTATCTCCCAATCGGAAAGCTCATCCTCAAGCTCACCACTGATTTGAGCCACGCAACCCGGTATCACCAGTTTATGGTGCTCGACCTTATCGGTAATGCCACTGCGTTTCACAAAGGGAGCAATCGTTTCCGGAACGAACTTTCCCGCCGCCCAGGATGTCATCACCGATAGACCCTCCGTATCCAGAACGAGGAGCCATGAGGGAATTTTGCTCGCTTCTATCTCGCCTGAAACTATGAAATAGGTTAAAGAAAAGTTGGAGGTGATGAGAACCGGTGAAGTCTCACTGGGATTGCCAATTGGATAAATTCCCTCCTCAACCCTCATGGGGCGTTGGGGATCCGTGTAGATGTTTTGGCGGAGCACAAAAAGGGGCAATGCCTTCCAAGGCTCCAGGTTCCGCAGGAGAATTATTCCCCCGTATTTCATGATGTATATCGCAGCCAAGGCTGCTTCTATAAGATCATCCTCAGTTTGAGAGCAGGGAAATGTTATCACCGGATAACCCAAGGGACGAAACTTCTGCTTCAGCGCCGCTCGACGGATGAGTACCAGATCACGCAGGGCGGAGCCAACATTTTCGGAACCCGGATCCAATACCAGATGCTTGACGCCCAAGGCGAGGATCTTTTCCACAAGAGAAGATAGATCCTCCAGGCCGTTCGCAGAAACCGCCAGGGGACAATCATATTCTTTGGATAAATTGGTCATGGCTTCAGAATTTTCATTATTTGCCGCATAAATCAAGGGCTTATCTTCAGCACATATCGAAAGGGCAGCTTTCATGATTTCAGGATCATCGCTCGTGAGAACCATGGGGATATCCAGTGTATCCTTTACCTTTCCCACAAGGGAGACGAATTTTGAAGCGTCTCCGGAGGAAGCCTTGATAGCGATGATATCGGATTTTAATATCTGTCCCACTCTCTCGAATTTGACCTCGCGAGTTTGGTTTATCTTCCCATCGATGATTTCTTGAGGATCTGTATCCTCAATGATTAGACCCATCCCAGGGGGATGGAAAAAGGTTTTCTCGTGTCTGAACATCACCTGTTCTTCCCCGATCTTCAAGGCATTTTCTCCCGCGCCGATGGTCACGAGTCTAATTGGTGGGGCCGATGCTTCGGCGAGCTCCTCTTTTATGTCCTCAGAGAGATAGGGACAGGCATCAAGCTCCGCCTGACCCGCTGCCAACTTCATGGCAAAGGGTAGGCAAGCTGGGAAGCCACACTCCCCACAATTCGTTTTGGGCAATTTCTTGTAGATATCGAGTCCAGTTAATGCCACTTTTATATCTCCCTTCCCTCGATTTCGTTCACCGTTCACCGTATACCGTTCACTTTAAAAATTATTTTGTGAACCGTGAACGGTAAACTGTAAACTAGCTAAAACATGGGTGGCATTTCTAAAGCTGGATGACCCGCTTTCTGCATGAATTCAAGAACTTTTTCCTCAGTGGTAGCCACCGTCTCATCAGCAATCTTATCCACAAAGTCCGGTTCCCCGATTTCCTTTGCCCGCTTCTCGAGCATATCTCTCAATTCCTCTTTGAGTTCCTTGGGCATCCAGACGATTCTTTTGAAACCTCCGTCGGCGGAGATGAATTTGGGACTGGTCAGGAAGAACTTCCCCACACCGCTGAAGCCAGGTGTCTGCTGACCCCCGCCAACCATGCCAGCCATGGTGGAAAAAGTCATTCCAGAGGGCGTCATCCCGGTGAACTCCCTATTGACGACCATAACTCCATTGGTAGTGGGAAGAACGGCCACGATGCACTGAAAACACCCACAGTTTTTGACCAGCGGACCTCCATTAACAATGTAACAATATGTTTTTGCGACCGTGAGGTTATAAACAAAATCACATTCGCCTTTATTGTTGACTTCCTCCGCTTTGACGATGCTGTCCAAAAAGTAATCGCCATCGATCATCCAATCCGGAATATCAAATTCCTGGGATGAATCCAATAACTTTTGCACCTGGGAACGTACGGGTCTTGATCTCCCAGTCTTGTAATAAAAGAGCGTGCTGGAATTTAAGATACCTTTACCCGCTGCTAGCTTGGCAATTTCCTTACCAGCCGCTAAAGGTAGCACTTCTTGTTGAGATCTGTCCATTTCCTTCCCGGCAGCTAAAATCGTAATTTGTTCCAAAACTCTCTTCTTTCCCTCATGACGAATGGGGATTAACTCCGCAAATTGGATTAGGGCACTGCCGTGCATTACTATCTTGTATACCGATCCACTCTTACGTATATTGCCGACGATACCTAGCCTCTTGAGCAGTAACTGGAGATGGATTGCTGCCCTTTTATCCTCAATGCAAAGATACGCCTCACCTATATTCCATTTACCATCATACTTTCGGATACGGATGCTTCCATCTCCATCAAAGAGACCTGCTATGAAAGCTGAAATGAACTCTGGGGGTAAAGAGACCATTCTTCCTATATTCCAATTTCCTCGAGACCCGATTTTAATTCCATAGCGCTCACAGAGGGCACCAAATACCGGGTTATTGAAGTAGCAGTGGAAACAGGTCTT is part of the Actinomycetota bacterium genome and encodes:
- the acsC gene encoding acetyl-CoA decarbonylase/synthase complex subunit gamma, which encodes MALTGLDIYKKLPKTNCGECGFPACLPFAMKLAAGQAELDACPYLSEDIKEELAEASAPPIRLVTIGAGENALKIGEEQVMFRHEKTFFHPPGMGLIIEDTDPQEIIDGKINQTREVKFERVGQILKSDIIAIKASSGDASKFVSLVGKVKDTLDIPMVLTSDDPEIMKAALSICAEDKPLIYAANNENSEAMTNLSKEYDCPLAVSANGLEDLSSLVEKILALGVKHLVLDPGSENVGSALRDLVLIRRAALKQKFRPLGYPVITFPCSQTEDDLIEAALAAIYIMKYGGIILLRNLEPWKALPLFVLRQNIYTDPQRPMRVEEGIYPIGNPSETSPVLITSNFSLTYFIVSGEIEASKIPSWLLVLDTEGLSVMTSWAAGKFVPETIAPFVKRSGITDKVEHHKLVIPGCVAQISGELEDELSDWEIIVGPREAGDIPAFLKHWAA